A window of the Arachis duranensis cultivar V14167 chromosome 5, aradu.V14167.gnm2.J7QH, whole genome shotgun sequence genome harbors these coding sequences:
- the LOC127747656 gene encoding uncharacterized protein LOC127747656, with amino-acid sequence MRLKVGDSHTNSSELKEFADWILGISDGSHGTPRDCGERIEIPEDILVKDWDDPIEAICKETYPELFCEKNIDEHIEDRAILAPTLQIVDENYMMSLNPTEAQTYYSSDKACPTESNNDLLASIHTPKFLNTIRCSGVSNHELTLKVRTPIMLLRNIDHSTGLCNGTRLVVTRLGKHIIEACSKVGKNKSQKVFIPRMTLSPLDHRIPFKFHWRQFPIMVSYAMTINNS; translated from the coding sequence ATGCGATTGAAAGTAGGTGACTCCCACACAAACTCATCCGAGTTAAAAGAGTTTGCTGACTGGATACTAGGTATTAGTGATGGTAGCCACGGAACACCAAGGGATTGTGGTGAGAGGATTGAAATCCCAGAAGACATCCTGGTTAAGGATTGGGATGACCCAATAGAGGCAATCTGTAAGGAAACATATCCAGAACTATTTTGCGAGAAAAATATTGATGAACATATTGAAGATAGAGCGATACTAGCGCCAACATTGCAAATAGTTGATGAGAACTACATGATGAGCTTAAACCCTACTGAAGCACAAACATATTACAGCTCAGACAAGGCATGCCCAACAGAATCCAACAATGACTTGTTGGCATCCATACACACACCAAAATTCCTAAACACAATCAGATGTTCAGGAGTTTCAAATCATGAGTTGACATTAAAGGTTAGAACCCCTATAATGTTACTGAGGAATATAGACCATTCTACAGGATTGTGCAATGGTACCCGCTTGGTTGTCACTAGGCTTGGGAAACACATCATTGAAGCATGTAGCAAGGTTGGGAAGAACAAAAGTCAGAAGGTGTTTATTCCTAGGATGACTCTAAGCCCATTGGATCATCGAATTCCATTCAAGTTCCATTGGAGACAGTTTCCTATAATGGTATCTTACGCAATGACTATAAATAATAGCTAA
- the LOC107489879 gene encoding uncharacterized protein LOC107489879, whose product MSQLNNQVYVDGTNKLICDELRYDRRQLALDHASYMQQLTDEQRVVYEQVIQAVQSSKGGVFFLYGYGGTGKTFVWKTLASALRSRSQVVLTVASSGIASLLLPGGRTAHSQFAIPLNLDECSTCNIKQGNALADLLIKTKLIIWDEAPMVNRFCIEALDRTMLDILRFSNPNSLDQPFGGKTLVFGGDF is encoded by the coding sequence ATGAGTCAACTTAATAATCAAGTGTATGTTGATGGGACGAACAAGCTAATTTGTGATGAGCTCCGATATGATAGAAGACAGCTAGCTTTAGATCATGCTTCTTACATGCAACAACTAACTGACGAGCAAAGAGTTGTGTATGAGCAAGTCATACAAGCAGTTCAAAGCAGCAAAGGGGGCGTATTCTTTTTGTATGGTTACGGTGGAACCGGAAAAACTTTTGTTTGGAAGACATTAGCATCTGCATTGAGATCAAGATCACAAGTTGTACTAACTGTTGCATCAAGTGGGATTGCATCTCTTTTACTACCTGGTGGACGGACAGCACACTCACAATTTGCAATCCCACTCAATTTAGATGAATGCTCAACATGCAATATAAAACAGGGCAACGCATTAGCTGATTTGTTAATAAAGACTAAGCTAATTATTTGGGATGAGGCTCCTATGGTGAATAGATTTTGTATTGAGGCACTTGACAGGACAATGCTTGATATATTAAGATTCAGCAATCCAAACAGCCTTGATCAGCCTTTTGGAGGGAAGACATTGGTCTTCGGTGGTGACTTTTGA